In Solanum pennellii chromosome 7, SPENNV200, the following are encoded in one genomic region:
- the LOC107025719 gene encoding defensin-like protein 1 — translation MNSKVILALLVCFLLIASNEMQGGEAKVCGRRSSTWSGLCLNTGNCNTQCIKWEHASSGACHRDGFGFACFCYFNC, via the exons ATGAATAGCAAAGTCATTCTAGCTCTCCTGGTTTGCTTCCTCCTCATTGCATCCAATG AGATGCAAGGAGGAGAGGCAAAAGTTTGTGGAAGGCGTAGCTCGACATGGTCAGGACTTTGTTTGAACACTGGTAATTGCAACACCCAATGTATTAAGTGGGAGCATGCTAGCTCTGGAGCTTGTCACAGAGATGGTTTTGGATTTGCTTGTTTCTGTTATTTCAATTGCTAA